The DNA segment GCTTTAATGATTCCGCAAAAATAATATAAAGTCCTACGGTGCAAAACGAAGCCAGCAGGATCAGATATCCGGTATCTTTCAAATCCGGAATAAGCGATGGTGCAGGGAAATAATGGAGATAGAGCGGGAGAAAGACACCCAAAGCAACTGTACCTCCAATCATCTGGTAGTAATTGATGATCCTGCTGTCGTATTTTCTTACAATCCGCTCGTTGTAAATGGTGTAGAGGGCGGCGAAAGCCGAGGATATGACACCGAGTATGATTCCCAGCTGATAGGAAGCGTCGAAATGGAAGATTAATGCAATGCCGATAAGCGTTAGCAAGCTTAACAACAGCTCGCTTATATTGAATCGCTGGCGGTTAATCAGCGGACTGAATACTGCAGTAAAAAAACTGGTTAAACAATAACATACGACACCGATTGAAATATTCGAATATTTTATACTGGCGTAGAAGAATACCCAATGAATGGTTATAAAGAGCCCAATTTTAGCAATATCAAATTTTTCTTTTGAAGTGTTGCAGTCCCGGACTTTGAAAAGTTTCAGGATCAAAAACAGAATAATCGAAGAGAAAAATACTCTGTACCAAACCAGAAGCCCTTCGTTCAGGGAAATGAGTTTACCGAATATACCGGTGAAGCCGGCAAGTATTACCGCAAAGTGTAATAACAAATATGATTTTTTCATAAAAGAATTGTCTTCCTGTTCTAACACAGGAAATAAATATTAATAAATAAACTGAAAACACGTAGGTATACCGAAGAGTGCCAGTTATTTCATTGGCAAAATCAAAGGATACCTTGTAGGTTAAATATTAATATCTAGGGGGAGGAAGACAGCTCTTTCTATTCATATGATCGATTTTGATAAAAATAAATAAAATATCTGGAAATCCGATGCTCCCGTTAAGGTATACCAGGGGAGCTGGATTTTTCCTTACCTTTGTTCTGATAAGTTCTTTACTTTATTTCATCATCAACCGGAAGAGGTTTTACTTAGCTGTAGATTAATAGGGAATCGTGTGTAAATCACGAGCTGTCGCGCAACTGTAAGTAACACAAAAAGGTTTTTACCCAAGAATATCCACTGTTCCAATCCAGGAATGGGAAGGATGGTAAAAATGTTACAAGTCAGGAGACCTGCCTTTACCGAATTGACATTGCTTTCGCGATCTGAAGCATGGGTCAGGTAGGTGTATATCCAATACATACCTTCTTCGGAAGGCGTGTGTCTGTACATTTATTTTTCCTTTTCCTTCTTTCCGTCAGCATTGCGATTTCAGCAAAGAACTTTTAACTGATCTTTTCATCAATTAAAAAGCAAGACAATGCTAACAAACAATCTAGGCTACCCGCGTATAGGTAGTAACAGAGAACTCAAAAAAGCCTGTGAGCAATTTTGGGCAGGGAAAAGTACCATTCAAAATCTGGTACAGGTAGGGAAAAACATCCGCCAGCAGAACTGGGAGCTGCAAAAAGAGAAAGGAATCGACTTGATTCCTTCCAACGACTTCTCATTTTATGATCAGGTATTGGATTTGTCCCTTACCGTAGGTGCCATTCCTAAGCGCTACCATGAGGTGATTCTCAACAAGTCAAATACAGAGCTGGACCTTTACTTTGCGATGGCCAGAGGTTATCAAAAAGAAGGACTGGACATCACTGCCATGGAAATGACCAAATGGTTTGATACCAATTACCATTATATCGTACCGGAATTTACCAAAGATCAACAGTTCAAACTGTTCTCCACTAAATTACTGGATGAATATCAGGAGAGCAAAAGACTGGGCATTCAAACCAAGCCAGTGCTGATTGGCCCGGTATCTTATTTATTGTTAGGTAAAGAGAAAGAAGCTGGGTTTGATCGGATTGACCTGATCAAAAACCTGTTGCCAGTCTACATAGAGATTCTTAAAAAACTGGAAGAACAACAGGTAGAATGGGTACAGTTTGATGAGCCCTTTCTTTCTTTAGACCTGACAGAGAAAGATAAAGCGGCATTTAAATATGTGTATGCTGAAATCAAAAAACAGTTTCCCAGACTTAAAACGCTTCTGGCTACTTATTTCGAAGCTTTAAAAGACAATACAGAACTGGCGGTTGGACTTCCTGTACATGCTTTACATATCGATCTTGTGAGAAATCCGGAACAATTGTCGACTGTTTTAGCCGTAATTCCTGCTAGGCTTGTCCTTTCTATCGGTGTGGTTGATGGCCGGAACATCTGGAAAAATGATTTTCGTGCATCCTTGCAATTGATTGAAACCGCAAAAGAGAAGATTGGTGTAAACCGTCTGATCATTAGTCCTTCTTGTTCTCTGATCCATTCACCATGTGACCTTGATCTGGAAACGAATGAGGCTACACTAACGCCGGAGATCAAACAATGGCTATCTTTTGCGAAGCAGAAGGTAGAAGAGCTGGTGATTTTAAAGCAATTGGCAGAAGGCGATGCCCAGGCCCAGACACAGCTGGAAAGTAATGTACAAGCCAATAGCAACAGGAAAACATCTACTTTGATCCATAACCCTGGCGTAAAGCAAAGGGTATCAGGGGTTACTGAAAAAGATGAGCAGCGCTTAAATCCCTATGCACTAAGAAGTGTTGCTCAAAAAGAAGCCTTGAAATTACCTTCCTTCCCAACCACTACCATCGGTTCCTTTCCGCAAACTGCAGAAGTAAGAAGCTGGAGGGCAAAGTTCAAAAAAGGAGAACTGAGCCAGGAAGAATATGATGCATTGATTGAAAAGGAAACCAAAGAAACAATCCTTTTCCAGGAAGAAACAGGGATTGATGTACTTGTTCATGGAGAATTTGAACGCAATGACATGGTGGAATACTTCGGTGAGCAGCTGGCTGGATTTACGTTTACTAAAAATGGATGGGTCCAAAGTTATGGAAGCAGGTGTGTGAAACCGCCTATCATTTATGGAGACGTTCATCGCCCTGCACCAATGACCATCAGGTGGTCGTCTTTTGCGCAATCGCTGACGGAGAAATGGGTGAAAGGCATGTTAACCGGACCGGTTACGATTTTGCAATGGTCTTTTGTGCGCAATGATCAGCCACGTTCCGAAACCTGTACCCAGATTGCATTGGCCATCAGAGATGAGGTGCTGGATCTGGAAAGCGCAGGAATAAAAATTATTCAGATTGATGAGCCTGCAATTCGCGAAGGTTTGCCTTTGAGAAAGGCCGATTGGCAGAATTATTTGCGCTGGGCAGTACGTGCTTTCCGCATTTCTGCCAGTGGCGTACAGGATGAAACACAAATTCATACCCATATGTGCTATTCTGAATTTAATGACATTATTCAAAATATCGCAGACATGGATGCGGATGTCATCACGATTGAATGTTCCCGTTCACAAATGGAATTGCTGGATGCTTTTGCGGACTTCAAATATCCAAATGAAATAGGACCAGGGGTTTACGACATTCATTCGCCTCGTGTTCCAGCCAAAGAAGAGATGGTTTTTCTGTTGGAAAAGGCACGCTCAGTGATCCCTTCGGCACAACTTTGGGTAAATCCGGATTGCGGTTTGAAGACCAGACATTGGGACGAAACAAAAAAAGCATTGACAGAAATGGTCGCTGCTGCAAAAGTACTGCGGGAATATGTTGAAGAAGCTGTAACTTTGTAAAAAAAAATCAAACAGGCAAGTGGTACGCTTGCCTGTTTTAATAGATACAGCACACAGAATGAGAATACGTAAAAATGCGGTGATAACCGGAGTTGGTGGTTATGTTCCGGAAACTGTTTTGAGCAACAAGGACCTGGAAAAAATGGTGGAAACGAATGATGAATGGATCGTTTCCAGAACCGGGATCAGGGAGAGAAGAATCGTGAACGATGCCAATGTGGCCACTTCTGACCTGGCAACAAATGCCTTGAAAAGATTGCTTGAAGATGGAAATGTACACCCTGACGAAATTGACTGTGTGATTGTATCCACTTCTACGCCAGACTATGTAATGGTCTCTACCGGAAGTATGGTGTGTGAAAAAGCAGGATTAAAGAATGCCTGGGGAATAGATACCAATGCTGCCTGCAGCGGTTTCCTTTATGCTTTGACTCTTGGGGCAAGCATGATCGAAAGCGGACGTTGCAAACGTGTAGTCGTGATTGGTGCTGATAAAAACAGCTCGATCGTCAACTATAAAGACCGCAATACCTGTATTCTTTTTGGAGATGGTGCCGGAGCAGTTTTATTGGAACAAACAGAAGAAGAAGTAGGATTAATAGATAGTTATTTCAGAACAGATGGCAGCGGGAAGGAAAACCTGATCGTTACTGCCGGAGGTTCCAAATATCCTGCATCGCAGGATACATTGGATCAGAACTTGCATTATGTTCGTCAGGATGGCCGCGTGGTATTTAAAGCAGCGATTCAAGGCATGACGGATACTTGCAGAGAGATCCTGAGGGCAAATGACCTTGACATTAAACAAATCAACTATCTGATTCCTCACCAGGCAAATTTAAGGATCATTCAGGCCGTAGGGGAGCAATTGAACCTTACAGAATCACAGGTGAAAGTGAACATCGGCAGGTACGGAAATACCACCGCAGCAACGATTCCATTGTGCTTATGGGATTTTAAAGATGACTTCAAATACGGTGATAAACTTTTATTAACGGCTTTTGGAGCAGGATTCTCATGGGGTGCTACCTATTTAAAATGGGGCAAACTGAGAGGGAAATAGATTTTCCCCTGGAATGAGTGATTAAAGAAAAATAAATGACAGTAGAAGATAAAATTAAAGCGTCGGAAACACGCATTTTTAAAGCCGTGTTTCCCAATACCACCAATCATTACGATACCTTATTTGGCGGGACAGCCATGCACATGATGGATGAAGTTGCCTTTATTACGGCCACCCGTTTCAGCAGACAAATCATGGTAACTGTTAGTAGTGACCGGATTGATTTTAAAAAACCGATCCCTGCAGGAACAATTGTAGAGCTCATCGGCACAGTAAGTCATATCGGAAATACCAGTCTGAAAGTAAGAGTGGAGATTTACATTGAACAAATGTATTCTGAAGACCGGGAAAAGGCCGTTACAGGAGAGTTTTCTTTTGTGGCCATTGACGAACACAAGAAACCAATAAAAATATTGAAATAATATATGGAAAAGCAGGCTCAGGCCTGCTTTTTTTTATGCTTTATCTGGTAAATCCCGATAATTGTTCCCTATCTTTGCGCCAATGTTAATCAAACCAACAGCCATATTGCTTTTGTTGAGTTTACTTACGGTAAACTTCTCCAACGCTTTTGTGTTCGTTGGTTTTGAAATGAACGAGAAATACATCGCTGCCGAGCTTTGTGTGAATAAAGATAAACCTCAGCTTCACTGTAATGGAAAGTGCTATTTAATGAATAAGTTAAAGCAGGCGCAGGACAAAGAACAGAAACAGGAAAGACAAGCACAGAAAACACCCATTCAGGACGCCATCGTAGTCAACGCCCTGGAATTTAAACAATATGCCTTCGCGGAAATTCATTTTCATATTCCGCTGTCTACGGGAATGCCGCAATCTATTTTGAATGCGATTTTCCACCCTCCGCAGTTGAGCGTATAGTCCCGAAGTTGCTGGCCCTCCGGGTCAGACCATCCATTTTTTTTATGTCTGGCAAGGGAAGGGGGTATTGATATCCCTTGAATTGCCCTTATGCCGCATATTGGAAATTTGATGGCTAACCATACCCGAATATTTTTAAAAATTAAGATGAAGAAATTAGTTGGAATAGTGCTGCTGGCTCTTGGAGCAGCTGCATGTACGCAAAACGCAGATTACAAAAAAGAACGCGATGAAGTGATGAAGTTTCATGACCTGGTAATGGGTGATCAAACGGCCATCGTTAACTACCAGATGAAGCTGGATACCTTATTGAAAGACCTGAAAGGGCTTAAAGCAAAATATCCTGAGCTCGATACCTTAAAAGAAAAAGAATCGATGAAGGCCTTGTTGCAGGACCTGACTACGGCCGAAGACAGCATGAACGATTGGATGCACAAGTTTGAACCTGATGTAACAGGTAAGTCAAACGAAGAATCTGTCAAATATTTCAAGGAAGAAAAAGCGAAGATTCAACGCGTCGACAGCCTCTACAAAAAAGAAATCAAATCGTCCGAAGCTTACCTCAGTAAATTCAAAAAATAATGAGATTAAATATCACCTGTCTTTCCTTTTTTCTTTTGTTTCTTTTTAGCTGTAAAGAAAAGCCAAAACGGCTGCCATTTCTGCAAATGGAACAACAGGAGAAGGTTGTTGATGGTAAAACAGTGATAGATACTGTTTTTAGAACGATTCCCGCATTTAAACTCTTAAATCAGGATAGTGTGGCCGTAACGGATAAAGACTTCAATGGAGCGATCTATGTGGCGGATTTCTTTTTTACCTCTTGTCCAACCATTTGTCCGACCATGCACCGAAATTTATTGAAGGTGTACAAAAAGTATGAAGGCAATCCGGAAGTGAAACTGGCTTCTCATACCATTGATGTGAAGTATGATGTTCCTTCGAGAATGAAAGCATACGCAGATAAACTAGGTGTTAAAGGAACCCAATGGGAATACCTTTGGGGAGCTAAGGAAGAGATTTATGCCCTTGCGGAACGTAATTATATCGTTGCAGCAAAGGAAGATAGTAAAGCGCCCGGCGGTTTTATGCACCAGGGATACCTCATCCTGGTAGACAAAGAAAAACGCATTCGGGGTGCCTATGATGGGACTCTGGATAAAGAAGTCAAAAAGCTCATGGAGGACATGGATATTTTATTAAATGAGTATAAGAAATGAGAAAACTGACCACCTGCATCTTGCTGCTTTTACTCAGCAGCGCGGCCTTTAAATCCTCCGGAAATCCGGAGCTGTTTTCTGCTCCGCAAGCCCAGGCAGATACCCTGAAAACCGATGCCAGAGATCCGGTTTGCGGAATGAAAGTGAAAAAGGGAAGCACCCTTACCCACACACATAATAAGGTGGTGTATGGCTTTTGCAGTGCAGGCTGTAAAAAAAGTTTCGTAAACAATCCGGACAAATACCTTAAGAAATAAATGATGTTCAGGAGTTTTACCGCTATGTTTTTGTTGACCATGATACTGCTGACTCAGTTTAGCAGGGTCTTCATTTATGCGGGTTTTGAACTCAATCAGCAATACATTGCCAATACGCTTTGCGAGAACAGGGACAAACCAGAAATGCATTGCAATGGTAAATGTTACCTGACCAATAAACTCAGACAGGCAGAAGAAAAAGAGAAAAGGCAGGAAAGAGAAGCACAAAAGAAAAATGCAGGAGATACCTTCTTCATGAAGTCAAATGTATTGCTTGTTTTTCCTGCCTGGTTTATCAGGAAAGATTTTTCAAAAGAAAGACCTTTCCACCTGCCGGAAAGTATCACTGAAATTCTTCATCCTCCACCCGCGGCTTTCTTCATTTCCGCTTATTTAACAGCCTAGTTTTCTTTTTTCATCATCAGGAAAATCACCGTCATTTCGGCGAATAACCGTTATTTCGGACCATCATCTGTATATGGAAATGTCCTGGTGTTTCACAACACCGGAGGACTGGCTGTAAACAAAATTTTCAATTTTTTTAATCCTGCCTGCGAGCTCATTCCCATGGAATGGGAGCGGTATGACCCATAATTTTTAAATAAAATGAAGAAAATATTAACCATCCTTAGCTTATCAGTACTCTTATTTACCGCCTGCTCAAAAGATAAAGATCCCATCAATGCCATCGATGCAAATGGAAAAACTACCCTGACCTTTGATGCGGTCTTTGGGAATCAGGACTTTGCCCTTAATACCGACTTTACTGCTTCCGGAAAAATCTATAATTTCAATAAATTCAGGTATTGGATCAGCAATGTGGTACTGGTAAACAATACAGGCGCAGAATTTAAAGTTCCGGGATCTTATTATTTACTCGAAGAAACAGGGGTGATCAACCTGAAAGGGGTTAACAATGACCTCCCTACTACCGTTTATCCCGCTACGAAAAGAGAAGATATCGTGCTGAAAGACATTCCTGCCGGGGATTATAAAGCCATAAAATTCTCGGTAGGTGTAGATTCTAAATACAATGATAACCTGAGCATGCTTTCCGGAGAATTGTCTCCTTTAAACGGGATGACGAACGTTTCCTGGATGTGGCTGACGAGCTATATTTTTACTTCTGTAACGGGTAAAGTTACGGAAGGGGAGAATTCGAAAACACTGAAAATAGAAACGGGGCTCAATGCCAATTACAAAACTGTTGCGTTGGATCTGCCGAGAACATTAAGCATCAGCGCCGCAACATCAAGTCGTCTCGTTCTTAATGTAGATGTGGCCAAAGCACTCGACGGACTGGATGTCATGACGACTCCTGTCGTGGGAGCGGCGCAAGCCACTGCAATGACTGCGGTAGCAGGAAACTATGCGACGAAAGTATTCAGTATCAAATCGCTGAACTAAAACGCATGACCAGCAATTCTGCTTTTCTACGTATTGCTGCCGGACTTTTCTTCTGTGCGGTGCTGATTTCCTGTAAAAAGGAGACGCCGCAGGAAGAAAATCCTGTACGGCTTCATGAAGTTCAGCTCCAGCTGCCAAAGGAATTTCCTCCAATCGAGACAGATCCCGACAACCCTTTAACGGAAGAAGGAATTGAGCTGGGGAGAAGGCTTTTTTACGACACCAGGTTATCTGGTAACAACCGGATTTCCTGTGCTTCCTGTCACCGGCAGGAACTGGCCTTTTCGGATGGCTTAGTCCTGAGCAATAAAGGTTTTTCCGGACGTCCGCTGTTGCGGCATGCCCCGGTATTGTTTAATCTGGCATGGGCAAATCAGGGACTTTTCTGGGATGGAGGAGCTAAAAACCTGGAATCTCAGGCTTTTGGCCCGCTTACAGCTGAGGATGAAATGCATCAGGACCTCTATGAACTGGAAGCAGAACTGAAGGCGGTACCGGATTATGTGAATCGGTTTAAACGGGTCTTTAAGCAAGAAATCCGGTCAACAGATGTGGTAAAAGCTTTGTCGCAATTTCAACGGACGCTGATCTCTGCCAACTCACGCTACGATCAATACCTGCGTAAAGAGGTAATGCTTTCCATACCAGAGCTGAATGGCATGAACCTGTACCGCGAAAAATGTAGCGCTTGTCATAAGGGCGCATTATTTACCGATCAGGCTTTCCATAACAATGGCCTTGATGTCGTTTTCGGCGATGAAAAGGAGGGGATTTATCAGGGTCATTTCAGGGTGAGTTTTAACCCTGCCGATCTGGGAAAATTCAAAACCCCTTCCCTGAGAAACGTCTTGCTTACTGCACCATACATGCACGATGGAAGGTTCAATACGATAGCAGAAGTGCTGGAGCATTACAATTCCGGAATAAAAGCTACTCCGACTGTTGATCCCATCCTTTATCAGGACCATGGGACAATAGGTATTCCGCTTACCGAAACCGAGAAAGAG comes from the Pedobacter sp. FW305-3-2-15-E-R2A2 genome and includes:
- a CDS encoding cytochrome c peroxidase — translated: MTSNSAFLRIAAGLFFCAVLISCKKETPQEENPVRLHEVQLQLPKEFPPIETDPDNPLTEEGIELGRRLFYDTRLSGNNRISCASCHRQELAFSDGLVLSNKGFSGRPLLRHAPVLFNLAWANQGLFWDGGAKNLESQAFGPLTAEDEMHQDLYELEAELKAVPDYVNRFKRVFKQEIRSTDVVKALSQFQRTLISANSRYDQYLRKEVMLSIPELNGMNLYREKCSACHKGALFTDQAFHNNGLDVVFGDEKEGIYQGHFRVSFNPADLGKFKTPSLRNVLLTAPYMHDGRFNTIAEVLEHYNSGIKATPTVDPILYQDHGTIGIPLTETEKEELIAFLGTLTDESFITNKKQENPF
- a CDS encoding acyl-CoA thioesterase: MTVEDKIKASETRIFKAVFPNTTNHYDTLFGGTAMHMMDEVAFITATRFSRQIMVTVSSDRIDFKKPIPAGTIVELIGTVSHIGNTSLKVRVEIYIEQMYSEDREKAVTGEFSFVAIDEHKKPIKILK
- the metE gene encoding 5-methyltetrahydropteroyltriglutamate--homocysteine S-methyltransferase produces the protein MLTNNLGYPRIGSNRELKKACEQFWAGKSTIQNLVQVGKNIRQQNWELQKEKGIDLIPSNDFSFYDQVLDLSLTVGAIPKRYHEVILNKSNTELDLYFAMARGYQKEGLDITAMEMTKWFDTNYHYIVPEFTKDQQFKLFSTKLLDEYQESKRLGIQTKPVLIGPVSYLLLGKEKEAGFDRIDLIKNLLPVYIEILKKLEEQQVEWVQFDEPFLSLDLTEKDKAAFKYVYAEIKKQFPRLKTLLATYFEALKDNTELAVGLPVHALHIDLVRNPEQLSTVLAVIPARLVLSIGVVDGRNIWKNDFRASLQLIETAKEKIGVNRLIISPSCSLIHSPCDLDLETNEATLTPEIKQWLSFAKQKVEELVILKQLAEGDAQAQTQLESNVQANSNRKTSTLIHNPGVKQRVSGVTEKDEQRLNPYALRSVAQKEALKLPSFPTTTIGSFPQTAEVRSWRAKFKKGELSQEEYDALIEKETKETILFQEETGIDVLVHGEFERNDMVEYFGEQLAGFTFTKNGWVQSYGSRCVKPPIIYGDVHRPAPMTIRWSSFAQSLTEKWVKGMLTGPVTILQWSFVRNDQPRSETCTQIALAIRDEVLDLESAGIKIIQIDEPAIREGLPLRKADWQNYLRWAVRAFRISASGVQDETQIHTHMCYSEFNDIIQNIADMDADVITIECSRSQMELLDAFADFKYPNEIGPGVYDIHSPRVPAKEEMVFLLEKARSVIPSAQLWVNPDCGLKTRHWDETKKALTEMVAAAKVLREYVEEAVTL
- a CDS encoding SCO family protein, with the protein product MRLNITCLSFFLLFLFSCKEKPKRLPFLQMEQQEKVVDGKTVIDTVFRTIPAFKLLNQDSVAVTDKDFNGAIYVADFFFTSCPTICPTMHRNLLKVYKKYEGNPEVKLASHTIDVKYDVPSRMKAYADKLGVKGTQWEYLWGAKEEIYALAERNYIVAAKEDSKAPGGFMHQGYLILVDKEKRIRGAYDGTLDKEVKKLMEDMDILLNEYKK
- a CDS encoding beta-ketoacyl-ACP synthase III codes for the protein MRIRKNAVITGVGGYVPETVLSNKDLEKMVETNDEWIVSRTGIRERRIVNDANVATSDLATNALKRLLEDGNVHPDEIDCVIVSTSTPDYVMVSTGSMVCEKAGLKNAWGIDTNAACSGFLYALTLGASMIESGRCKRVVVIGADKNSSIVNYKDRNTCILFGDGAGAVLLEQTEEEVGLIDSYFRTDGSGKENLIVTAGGSKYPASQDTLDQNLHYVRQDGRVVFKAAIQGMTDTCREILRANDLDIKQINYLIPHQANLRIIQAVGEQLNLTESQVKVNIGRYGNTTAATIPLCLWDFKDDFKYGDKLLLTAFGAGFSWGATYLKWGKLRGK
- a CDS encoding MbnP family protein, encoding MKKILTILSLSVLLFTACSKDKDPINAIDANGKTTLTFDAVFGNQDFALNTDFTASGKIYNFNKFRYWISNVVLVNNTGAEFKVPGSYYLLEETGVINLKGVNNDLPTTVYPATKREDIVLKDIPAGDYKAIKFSVGVDSKYNDNLSMLSGELSPLNGMTNVSWMWLTSYIFTSVTGKVTEGENSKTLKIETGLNANYKTVALDLPRTLSISAATSSRLVLNVDVAKALDGLDVMTTPVVGAAQATAMTAVAGNYATKVFSIKSLN
- a CDS encoding YHS domain-containing protein, with the translated sequence MRKLTTCILLLLLSSAAFKSSGNPELFSAPQAQADTLKTDARDPVCGMKVKKGSTLTHTHNKVVYGFCSAGCKKSFVNNPDKYLKK
- a CDS encoding DMT family transporter, whose amino-acid sequence is MKKSYLLLHFAVILAGFTGIFGKLISLNEGLLVWYRVFFSSIILFLILKLFKVRDCNTSKEKFDIAKIGLFITIHWVFFYASIKYSNISIGVVCYCLTSFFTAVFSPLINRQRFNISELLLSLLTLIGIALIFHFDASYQLGIILGVISSAFAALYTIYNERIVRKYDSRIINYYQMIGGTVALGVFLPLYLHYFPAPSLIPDLKDTGYLILLASFCTVGLYIIFAESLKRISAFTVNLSFNLEPVYAIIIAFLFFNESKELNFSFYIGLLFVMSSVVLQTIFSLKPSNKQTDVLASD